Genomic segment of Myxococcus stipitatus:
ACACCACCACGTCGAAGGCCCAAGGGTTGTTGCCTCGAGCACTGCGAAAGATGGTCGGGCGCCAGTCCTCGCTGCGGTTGTCGTCGGATGCTGTTGCTGTGCCTCTCTCTCCACCCAAGAGGAGACGGGACTTTTCGTTGGGCGCTGAGGGGTCTTCTGGCAATGCGCAGGCCCTCTCGGTGGGCGGCCCAGTCAGCTCCGCGATATGGCTGATGGCCCACTTTCGGCTGTCGTCTGGCCAGGGAAAAACCAAGGCGCAGTACCCGCCGGGTCGACTGCCTCTTTCATGCGACTGGTGAACCATGCTCGAACAGGCCGTGACGGCCAGGTCGCGGAATGAGTCATAGGGGCCGACCATGGCACCTTCATAACGGATGCCCATGTTCGAACTCTGGCGCGGTACAATCACCAGACTCTTCGAGCCGGAGCATCCCAGCATCGCCAATGACAGAACGGCGAGGCTGCGAGAAAACCCGGTGCTAGAGAACACTGAGCACACGGCCTTTCCCATCAATGGCATAAACGGCCCCCGCGTCCATCAACACCACATCCTGAAGGCCACAGCGCTCCAGTTTCGGGATGAAAGAGACGAAATAGAGATTCTCGTTGGATTGGATGACGGTGACGTCGTAGACGTCGCGGCGAGCAAGGCACTCGGCGAGCTTGGGATTGTCTGAGGTTGCCTTTGCCCCCGGTGGCATGAACTCGTTTCGAGCGACCTCCAGCGCTGCCATGGACGGCCCGTCCAGGTGGACTCCCTCCTCGTAGGAGTTCGGAAAAACCACCTTCTGAGCCTCCTCAGCGGAGGCATACGGCGCCTTGGGTGCCTTGTGGTATCCGAGGAGTGCGCATCCCGGCAGAAGTGACGCCAGCACCAATCCAACGGCAGCTCTCATCACGTAGCTCTCTGAGTTCAAGGCAGCCATCCCATCCCTTCGAACATCTCGATGCTTCCGTGGTCGCCGTAGGCTTGGCCAATGGGGATCCACTTCATCTCGCGGAGTGCCGACACGAGCCGGGTGACGTAGTTGTAGCGATAGGCTCGACAGGTGTCGTCGCGCTCTCGAAAGAACACGAAGAGTTCTCGCTGAAAGATGCGGCCGCTCTTCTTGTCGAAGATGCGCAGCGGTCTCCATTGACCGCGTAGATCACCTGGCGAGAACTGTCGATTGTGGGGATGGGTGTGGTCTCCACCAATGATGACCGCATCTGGGCGAGTCGGGTCGAACAGGGCCCGAGGCATTTCGCATGTCTTCTCCTGGCGCGTATCAAGCCGGGACTTTACGTCGGAGAGATAGCTCAGGAAGTACGCATCCTCGATGGCGGAGTAGTAGTGAACCGCACAGTACTCCGAGCCACTGGGACCCGCTGACGCTCCCCCCTGGCTGGTCATGAGAGTGCATGCGTTCGCCGCAAGCTCCTCGCTGGTCTTGAATGGCCCTGCCATCGGGCCTTCAACGCGAAGGCGACCATCCGCCAGTCGCACCACCCGCAGGTTCGCGTTGCTGGCGCAGCCGAGGATCGGTCCTGCAAAGCACAGTATGACGAGCAACCACGGCTGCCTCTTCATGGCCGCCTCGCAGCTTGCATTGGGGCATGCGAAAGCAGACTAGCGTGGTCATTCCGAACAGGGGAGGGGCGTGAGGACTCGCGGGGCAGTGGGACGCCTTGCGTCCCACCGCCCGGTCCTGCTCATCGGCGCCGCGACTACGCGACGATGACCACGGAGTCCGCGGAGCGCTTTCCAGGTCCGTGGTAGACGGCCTCGATGTTGTTGCCGTCCGGGTCGAAGAAGAACGCGGCGTAGTAACCCGGGTGGTACTTCCGCTCCCCGGGCGCGCCGTTGTCCTTGCCTCCGGCCTTGAGCGCCGCCTCGTAGACGCGGTGGACCGTCTCACGGTCCTTCGCCTGGAACGCCAGGTGGACACCGCGACCGCTCGGTGCTCCCGGGTCCGCGGGCGTCACGAAGAGCTCGTCCGCGTAGAACGTGCCGGGTCCCACGGAGCCCATGGGCACTCCCAGTACATCCATGATCGCCTGATAGAACTTCTTGCTTGCCTCCAGGTCCTTGACCCGCAGGTGAACGTGGTCGAACAGCCGGCCTCGGTGGAATTCCATGGTGCGCCTCGCGGAAGAATGTGCCCCTATGGGGTATGCACGGAGGCGCGAAGCTGCCATGAAACCCAACTTCCTGACCTTCTTTTGCGAGCTGCACCCGCAGCCCCTCGTCGAACTGTTCGACACTCGCGGCGTAGTCGAGGATCTCCAGGCCCTCCGCGCCGGCGTGAGCCTCGGCCTCCTCGACTTCAGCCCCGAGCGCGCCGAAGTCGTGCGCCGCCTGAACCGCGAGAACATCCCCGTCACCGCGTGGCTCCTGCTCCCCGTGGACCAGGGCTACTGGTTCCACGCCGGCAACGTCCTCCAAGCCCGCGCACGCTACGAGGCCTTCAGGACCTGGACCGCCGAACAGGAACTCCAGTGGGCCGGCGTCGGCCTCGACATCGAGCCCGATATCCAGGAGCTCCGCGCCTGGGCCGAGTCCCCCCTGCGCAGCCTCCCCGGAATGCTCGCCCGCTTCATCCTCCGAGGCGGCCGCACCCGCGAAGCCCGCGCCGGCTACCACGCCCTCGTCGAGCGCATCCGCACCGATGGCTACCGCGTCGACGCCTACCAGTTCCCCCTCATCGTGGACGAACGTCAGGCGCGCTCCTCGCTGCTGCGCCGTGTCGCGGGCGTCCTCGACGTCCCCGCGGACCGCGAGGTCCTGATGCTCTACACCAGCTTCGTCCGCCCCCGAGGCCCCGCGCTCCTGTGGAGCTACGCCCCCGGAACCGGAGCCCTCGGCGTGGGCAGCACGGGCGGTGGCGTGGAGCTCCCCGGTGTCCTCGCGTCACCCCCGCTGGACTGGACGGAGCTCTCCCGTGACCTGCGCCTCGCCGTGCGCTGGACGCACGACCTGCACGTCTTCAGCCTCGAGGGCTGCGTGAAGCAGGGCTTCCTCTCGCGCCTGCGCGTCTTCGACTGGGACGCCCCGGTGGAGCCGCCCTGGGTGGAGTCCAGGCGAGTGGACGCGGTGCGACGCGCCCTGCGTGGCATCCTCCGCGTGTCGGGCCAGGTGTTCCGCTGATGGGACGGAGCCCACCTCCCGCTGTCCGCGGACCGTAGCCGCCTCGCGTCATGTCCCCTCCAGGCGACCTGGAGGGTTGACGCTCGCAACCGACGGCAGTGTCATGCGGCCCGATGGCCCGAGCCACTCCCCCGCGTGCCCGGGACGGGAACAACATGACCGCCTTCTTCCTGACGTCGAAGCGACTCGGTGCGCTCGTGCTCTGCGCGAGCGTGCTCACGGGGGCCTCCGCATGGGCCGCCCCCGCCAACTCCTCGGTGGTCCCCAACGGAGGCTTCGAGGTCGCGGGAGGCTCCTCCGCCGTGCCCGCGTTCTGGACCTCGACCGGCCCCGGCAAGGTGAGCACCAGCACCAGCGCCGACGGCAAGGTCGAAGGCTCGCGCGGCCTGCTCATCGCCAACCCGCAAGTCGGCGGTGAGACGACCGCCGAGTCCTCCGTCCTCAAGCTCCAGGTCGGCCAGCTCTACCGCCTGAGCGCGTGGGTGCGAACCCAGGGCGTGCAGGTGGACCCACAGGCCCGCTACCCCACGGCCCACGGCGCCTGTCTGTCGATGAAGAGCTTCCCCTTCACCAACTGCACCCCCGTCTCCAGCGGCGACGCCGGAGCCCGCGCGTCCGTCCTCTTCTTCGCCACCCAGTCCTCGGACCACGTCCAGCTCCACCTGGGCCGCAACGGCAAGGCCACCGGCTCCGCCTGGTTCGACGACGTGCGCCTCGAGCCCGTCGAGGACATCACCGCCTACGTCCCCCTCGAGTCCGTGCGCTGGGCGGGGAAGGGCTTCCGCTACGACGACGGCGGGTGGATCTACGTCCACATCGAGGGCGAGCCGTACGAGCGAGGCCTCCAGTTCGGCGAGCTCGTGTCGCAGGAGATCGTCCGCTACATGGAGAAGCTCGGCGTCCGGGCCGACAGTGCCGACGCCTCGAAGGGCTGGAACCACAAGCGGCTCCTGGCCGACTCGCTCTTCCTGCGCAAGTTCGACGCCGAGTACCTCGAGGAGATGAAGGGCATCGCGGACGGCGCCAACAAGGGGGGCGCGAAGTTCAAGGGGCGCGACCTCGATGTGCTCGACATCGTCACGCTCAACACCGCGGTGGACTCGGGCCAGCTCGAGGAGGCCAACCGCGCCACCGCGACGTCCCTCTCCGGCCGCACCTTCCTCAAGGCGGATGAAGAGGCCGAGCGGGGAGGGAAGGGCGACCAGTGCTCCTCCTTCGTCGCCACGAAATCCGCGACGAAGGACGGCCGCGCCATCATCGGGCAGATCTTCATGTGGGACGGCTACACGGGCGTCCACTGGGACGTGATGCTCGACGTGCAGCCGACGCGCGGCAACCGCTTCATCATGCAGACCTTCCCGGGCGGCATCCACAGCGGCGCGGACTGGTTCATCAACTCCGCGGGCATCGTCATCGGCGAGACGACGGTGGGGCAGACGCCGTTCGACATCAACGGCACGCCGCAGTCCAACCGCATCCGCAAGGCCGCCCAGTACGCGAACTCCATCGACGACGTCGCGCGCATCATGAAGGAGAACAACAACGGCCTGTACACGAACGACTGGACGCTCGCGGACGCGAAGACGGATGAGGGGGCCTGCCTCCTGCTGGGCACCAAGAAGACGCGCCTGTGGCGCACCGGCAGCAAGGGCAACGCCGCCGACACGCCGGGAAACCTCAAGGACTTCATCTGGGCCAACAACAACAACCGCGACCTCGAGGTCCGCAAGGAGTCCGTCTCCAACCCGGACAACGCTCCGGCGGACCTGGCCTTCAACACCTGGAACCGGGACATCGCCTTCTGGGAGTACTACGCGCGCCACGGCAAGAAGGGCTTCGACCTGGACTCCGCCATCCGGATGATGGCCTCCAGCCCCATCAACCGTCCGCACGCCTGTGACGGCAAGGTCACCACGTCCGAGATGGCCGAGAAGCTGATGTTCCTCGCCCACTACGGCAAGACGACGCTGCGCGAGAAGATGATCGGCAGCCGCTTCATGCCGGACCTGCCCGGCGCCACGCCGCACCTGTCACTCGGTTACACGACGTTCAACCCCATCTCCGTCTCCCACCGGCTGAAGGAGGCGCGCAAGTCCTGGACGCCGCCCGAGGAGCCCAAGGCCCTCATTCAGGACTTCGCGAAGGTGAAGGACGCGGTCTCCTTCGACAAGTCGCTCCTGTGGGCCAACACGCTGTTCCCCACGACGGATGGGGACAACTGGCTCGTCAGCGGGACGGCCGCGTACTGGCGGCTCGTGCGCGACGTGTCGGGCAACGAGGGCAAGCTGGACAAGTCCTTCGAGCAGCAGCGCGACGCGCTCGCCGAGCTCAATGACCGCTATCTCTTCACCACCACGCGCGAGGCCGACGTCGCGCCCGCGACGGCGAAGACGGACTACGGCCGCTACGGCACGTACCTGGTGCCGCGCATCAAGGGCACCTTCGCGCTGCACCAGCTCCGCCTGCTCCTGGGCAACGCGGACTTCTCCAAGGTGATGAACGCCGTCCACGCGCGCTACGCGAACAAGAACGTCACCACGGCGGACTTCAAGCGCATCGCGCAGGAGGTCTCGGGCAAGGACGTGGGCCCGTTCCTGTCGCAGTGGCTGGAGCGCACGGGCCTGCCGCAGCCGCGCATCCGCGCCACCGCCGCGCAGGTGAAGGACGGCTACGAGGTGACGCTCAAGGTGGAGCAGCCCGGCCCGAAGCCCTGGCACTTCGTGACGCTCGTCGAGGTGCGCACCGCGAAGGGCGCCACCCTGGAGCGCGTGGAGGTGAAGGGCTCCGCGAGCGAGACCTTCGTCCTGCGCACGCAGGAGGCCCCGGTGCGCGTGGTGTTCAACCCGGGCAACGACGTGCCCGTGCCGCGCGAGCGCTTCCAGGTGCTGTCCAACCAGACGGATGCGTGGGAGCGGCTGCTCCTGGTGCACGGCACCGCCCGGCAGACGGAGTCCATGCGCACGCTGGTGCTGGGCTACCGCGAGACGCTCGCCGACATCTTCACCGAGCGCCTGGTCCCCGTGGCCCCGGACTTCGAGGTGACGGACGCGCAGCTCGCCGACCGCGACCTGATGGTCTTCGGAGGCGCCGAGGACAACGCGCTGCTGGCCCGCCTGGCCCAGGAGAAGAAGCTCCCCCTCGAGCTGGGCCGCCGCTACTTCCGCTGGCAGGGGAAGACCTACGGCCGCTCGGACGACGGCATCGCCATGGCGCTGCCCAACCCGTGGAACGCGAAGCGGACCCTGTACCTCTTCGTCGCGAACAGCGGCCTCCAGCTCTGGAACATGACGCGGACCTACCGCCGGGACCTGCGCGGCTGGGCCCAGTTCAAGGGCGGCGAGGTGACGAGCAAGGGCTTCCATGACCTGGAGGCCCTGTCGCAGGACGTGACGGTGGCTCCGGCTCCCGCGCCCGCGGCCCCCACGACGCCGGCTCCGGCGCCGTCCGTCCCCGCGCCGGTGATGGGCCAGCGCTGACCTCCGGGGCGTGGCGCCGGGAGGGCTCTTTTCCGCGAATTGGCAAGAGTTCCCGGCGCACTTCGGAGGAATAGGACGGGGGCGAGGCTGTTTTTCCAGCCCGCCCGGATGGACGACGGCCATTCGGGTCCGGCAGCATCCCCCGTCTCTCTGTCCCCCGGAGCCTCATGAGCCCCAAGAAGTTCCTTGCCCAGCGCGCCTGGGCCACCCATGCCCTTGGCACCCTGCTGCTGACGGGCTGCGCCAGCTCGCCGCAGCCTGCTCCCACCCCGGAGACGCCGCCCGCGGCCGAGGCCGCTCCCGTCGCGCAGGCCGCTCCGGCCCCCGCACCGTGGTCCGTTCCCGTCGCGGAGTCCCTGTCCGCCGAGGCCGTCCGCGCGCTGGGCGTCGAGCTGAAGAACCTGGATGCCTCGGTCCGCCCGCAGGATGACTTCTACCAGTTCGTCAACGGGACCTGGCTGAAGACCACGCCCATCCCCGCGGACCGCGCGCGCTACGGCACGTTCATCGAGCT
This window contains:
- a CDS encoding VOC family protein, which gives rise to MEFHRGRLFDHVHLRVKDLEASKKFYQAIMDVLGVPMGSVGPGTFYADELFVTPADPGAPSGRGVHLAFQAKDRETVHRVYEAALKAGGKDNGAPGERKYHPGYYAAFFFDPDGNNIEAVYHGPGKRSADSVVIVA
- a CDS encoding C45 family autoproteolytic acyltransferase/hydolase, with translation MTAFFLTSKRLGALVLCASVLTGASAWAAPANSSVVPNGGFEVAGGSSAVPAFWTSTGPGKVSTSTSADGKVEGSRGLLIANPQVGGETTAESSVLKLQVGQLYRLSAWVRTQGVQVDPQARYPTAHGACLSMKSFPFTNCTPVSSGDAGARASVLFFATQSSDHVQLHLGRNGKATGSAWFDDVRLEPVEDITAYVPLESVRWAGKGFRYDDGGWIYVHIEGEPYERGLQFGELVSQEIVRYMEKLGVRADSADASKGWNHKRLLADSLFLRKFDAEYLEEMKGIADGANKGGAKFKGRDLDVLDIVTLNTAVDSGQLEEANRATATSLSGRTFLKADEEAERGGKGDQCSSFVATKSATKDGRAIIGQIFMWDGYTGVHWDVMLDVQPTRGNRFIMQTFPGGIHSGADWFINSAGIVIGETTVGQTPFDINGTPQSNRIRKAAQYANSIDDVARIMKENNNGLYTNDWTLADAKTDEGACLLLGTKKTRLWRTGSKGNAADTPGNLKDFIWANNNNRDLEVRKESVSNPDNAPADLAFNTWNRDIAFWEYYARHGKKGFDLDSAIRMMASSPINRPHACDGKVTTSEMAEKLMFLAHYGKTTLREKMIGSRFMPDLPGATPHLSLGYTTFNPISVSHRLKEARKSWTPPEEPKALIQDFAKVKDAVSFDKSLLWANTLFPTTDGDNWLVSGTAAYWRLVRDVSGNEGKLDKSFEQQRDALAELNDRYLFTTTREADVAPATAKTDYGRYGTYLVPRIKGTFALHQLRLLLGNADFSKVMNAVHARYANKNVTTADFKRIAQEVSGKDVGPFLSQWLERTGLPQPRIRATAAQVKDGYEVTLKVEQPGPKPWHFVTLVEVRTAKGATLERVEVKGSASETFVLRTQEAPVRVVFNPGNDVPVPRERFQVLSNQTDAWERLLLVHGTARQTESMRTLVLGYRETLADIFTERLVPVAPDFEVTDAQLADRDLMVFGGAEDNALLARLAQEKKLPLELGRRYFRWQGKTYGRSDDGIAMALPNPWNAKRTLYLFVANSGLQLWNMTRTYRRDLRGWAQFKGGEVTSKGFHDLEALSQDVTVAPAPAPAAPTTPAPAPSVPAPVMGQR